A genomic window from Dechloromonas sp. A34 includes:
- a CDS encoding type II secretion system F family protein, producing MALLSLALYLFALLLVLAAVWTLRNAQRADLQSRIGSRFSENSVFRREADTGRRPLRGTVFHRWLWRSGIRPTPTRLLAFAAGLLGILGLTWLHSGTIAALACFGIAIAIVIVLPHYQYRKRTSAMVAQVPLFLDQVVRGLATGRNLDGALRLATEDTREPLQEVMARVQMAVDLGEDIGEALRDAARLYDLRELHFIAMAVQIAHGFGSNPKEMLESAAKLVRHREQAQRELRALTGEIRVSAWVLSILPSALALYMVAVNPDYINTMWHDPTGRVVLMLSLALQATGVIILWRMVKSV from the coding sequence ATGGCACTCCTGAGCCTGGCGCTTTACCTGTTTGCCCTGCTACTCGTGCTGGCAGCCGTGTGGACTTTGCGCAACGCCCAGCGCGCCGATCTTCAGTCGCGGATCGGCAGTCGTTTCAGCGAAAACTCGGTTTTCCGGCGCGAGGCCGATACCGGCCGCCGTCCGCTGCGCGGCACCGTCTTTCATCGCTGGCTATGGCGAAGCGGAATTCGGCCAACGCCAACGCGCCTGCTTGCCTTCGCGGCCGGCCTGCTGGGCATTCTCGGACTGACCTGGCTGCATAGCGGAACAATCGCCGCCTTGGCCTGCTTTGGGATTGCAATTGCAATCGTCATCGTGCTGCCTCACTACCAGTACCGTAAGCGGACCTCCGCCATGGTCGCCCAGGTTCCGCTCTTTCTTGACCAGGTGGTGCGCGGCCTGGCCACCGGCCGCAATCTCGACGGCGCCCTGCGCCTGGCCACCGAAGACACCCGGGAACCCCTGCAGGAGGTCATGGCACGGGTCCAGATGGCGGTCGATCTGGGCGAAGACATCGGCGAAGCCCTGCGTGATGCGGCCCGCCTCTATGATCTACGCGAACTTCATTTCATCGCGATGGCAGTACAGATCGCCCACGGGTTTGGCAGCAACCCCAAGGAAATGCTGGAGAGTGCGGCCAAACTGGTCCGTCACCGCGAACAGGCGCAACGTGAACTTCGCGCCCTCACCGGCGAAATCCGTGTCAGCGCCTGGGTGCTGAGCATCCTGCCGAGCGCTTTGGCGCTTTACATGGTGGCCGTCAACCCGGACTACATCAACACCATGTGGCACGACCCCACCGGTCGCGTCGTCCTCATGCTATCGCTGGCCTTGCAGGCAACCGGCGTAATCATTCTTTGGCGCATGGTGAAGAGCGTATGA
- a CDS encoding type II secretion system F family protein gives MHWLLTVAILLAGAGLAMFYVLRQQGRQDSRRRFDEVLARRDDASWLTAASPEKGDRYGAGLLHSITQRQSAGLDLRRAGWTGQNANLIYVALATIAPVVGMLLSSGWGIAANYQTNDVLALAFLGFGAGYLLPPRLLRWQAGRRQKLLREEMVAVLHVLRMLFDAGLSLEHALRIFSEQGNELAPEMASEIGLALARINSGQDRADALEEMAAPLGVPELDDTVAILKQATRYGGSLRESLVRFATLMEERQMTSMREYVSKLSAKMTLVMVIFMFPALMLFLAGPGFLALARALTRIN, from the coding sequence ATGCATTGGCTATTGACGGTTGCCATCCTGCTCGCCGGAGCCGGCCTGGCCATGTTCTACGTTCTGCGACAGCAGGGACGCCAGGACAGCCGGCGACGCTTCGACGAGGTTTTGGCACGCCGCGACGACGCCAGTTGGCTGACCGCGGCCAGCCCGGAAAAGGGCGACCGTTACGGCGCCGGCCTACTGCACAGCATCACCCAGCGACAATCAGCCGGCCTCGACCTGCGGCGCGCCGGGTGGACCGGCCAGAACGCCAACCTCATCTATGTTGCCCTGGCCACCATCGCACCGGTTGTCGGCATGCTGCTCAGCAGTGGCTGGGGGATCGCCGCCAACTACCAGACGAACGATGTGCTCGCCCTGGCATTTCTCGGATTTGGCGCCGGCTACTTGCTCCCACCCCGCTTGTTGCGCTGGCAGGCCGGGCGGCGACAAAAGTTACTGCGCGAGGAAATGGTGGCCGTACTGCATGTCCTACGCATGCTCTTCGATGCCGGGCTATCCCTCGAACATGCCCTGCGCATCTTCAGCGAGCAAGGAAACGAACTGGCACCGGAGATGGCAAGCGAAATCGGGCTGGCGCTGGCCCGCATCAACTCCGGCCAGGACCGGGCCGACGCACTAGAGGAAATGGCTGCGCCGCTTGGCGTGCCCGAACTCGACGATACCGTCGCCATTCTCAAACAGGCCACCCGCTACGGCGGCAGTCTGCGCGAATCGCTGGTCCGCTTTGCCACGCTCATGGAGGAGCGGCAAATGACCAGCATGCGCGAGTATGTCAGCAAGCTATCGGCCAAAATGACGTTGGTCATGGTCATTTTCATGTTCCCCGCCCTGATGCTTTTCCTTGCCGGCCCAGGCTTCCTGGCGCTGGCCCGAGCCCTGACCCGGATCAACTGA
- a CDS encoding DUF3613 domain-containing protein, with protein MKRRYPRWLVPLCLLSSGMTFGAAPEPTEAPPPQAESGKATRQWLERQRQGQHASGKPSPLSGAVQEQIYERYQKSFSHPIPEHLANERASSASASR; from the coding sequence ATGAAACGGCGATATCCGAGATGGCTGGTGCCGCTCTGTCTGCTAAGCAGCGGAATGACCTTCGGCGCAGCGCCGGAACCGACCGAAGCTCCCCCACCCCAGGCCGAGAGCGGCAAAGCGACGCGGCAATGGCTGGAACGTCAACGTCAGGGACAGCATGCCTCGGGCAAGCCCTCCCCGCTCTCCGGAGCCGTCCAGGAGCAGATTTATGAACGCTACCAGAAAAGTTTCAGCCACCCGATTCCCGAACATCTCGCCAACGAGCGTGCCAGTTCAGCCTCCGCGTCGCGTTAG
- a CDS encoding TadG family pilus assembly protein yields MPVQPPRRVSGASCPTRQGGAIGLFGILTLLTALLFTALAVDAGRLWIERRQLQSIADLAALEAARSLGCAGDIENALAAAQEAATRNGFTGNLNNAPNLLQVGGLNTVAGKRQFAAGTGNEAVHVTATRTVPASLVLGGFFGQNTLISAQATARGEPSHATFTAGSYLLRISTTPEDAGLLNGLLGGLLGSSLALDAISYKGLASTDVNLAQLVRAGAGVGSVEELLDANLSVADIIGLTATAVSQQSGVDAAVTAGLQQLLAASVNNAAVRLGDVLDVSVPASDAAGKVGINVFDLITTTLMVANKQHAVSLPLAINLGSLINVNARINVIEPPQIAVGPPGQDAAGNWCTQARTAQIDVTAAVKVDVLLARIDLGLQTQVAQGEAHLESLSVAPGATRAVIGATPGIATIKLTKADGSGHGALISALGGLIPLAEIGLDLPVQPGNPSQLVYDVANPVSEHLPLNHSLASPLGDSLATTLADPAALDIKVLGLDLGGVLSPVLSQVVSPLLGFIGSAVLDPLLRLLGLQLGGLDVTLEDVEYTGGARLAI; encoded by the coding sequence GTGCCAGTTCAGCCTCCGCGTCGCGTTAGTGGCGCCTCATGCCCGACCCGGCAGGGTGGAGCCATCGGGCTGTTCGGCATCCTGACCCTGCTCACCGCGCTGCTATTTACCGCCCTGGCAGTCGATGCCGGACGCCTGTGGATCGAACGCCGGCAACTCCAGTCAATCGCCGACCTGGCCGCCCTCGAAGCGGCTCGCAGCCTGGGTTGCGCCGGCGACATCGAAAATGCCCTTGCGGCGGCACAGGAAGCGGCAACCCGCAATGGCTTTACGGGCAATTTGAACAACGCCCCCAATCTGCTGCAGGTCGGTGGTTTGAACACCGTCGCCGGCAAGCGGCAATTCGCCGCCGGCACGGGCAATGAAGCCGTGCACGTCACGGCGACGCGGACAGTGCCAGCCAGCCTCGTGCTAGGCGGGTTTTTCGGCCAGAACACCCTCATCTCGGCACAAGCCACGGCACGGGGCGAGCCATCCCACGCCACCTTCACCGCCGGCAGCTATCTGCTGCGGATATCCACCACGCCGGAAGATGCTGGTCTGCTCAACGGCCTGCTCGGCGGATTGCTGGGCAGCAGCCTCGCGCTCGATGCCATCTCCTACAAGGGACTGGCCAGCACCGACGTCAATCTTGCTCAACTGGTGCGCGCCGGCGCTGGTGTCGGATCGGTTGAAGAGTTGCTCGATGCCAACCTGTCGGTAGCCGACATCATCGGGCTGACAGCGACCGCCGTCAGCCAACAAAGCGGGGTCGATGCGGCGGTGACCGCGGGCTTGCAGCAACTCCTCGCCGCTTCGGTGAACAATGCGGCAGTGCGCCTCGGCGACGTTCTCGACGTTTCGGTACCGGCCAGCGACGCTGCCGGCAAGGTCGGTATCAACGTCTTCGACCTGATTACCACCACGCTCATGGTGGCCAATAAGCAGCATGCCGTATCGCTGCCTCTGGCCATCAACCTCGGCTCCCTGATCAACGTTAACGCTCGGATCAACGTTATCGAACCGCCCCAGATCGCTGTCGGCCCTCCGGGCCAAGATGCTGCCGGCAATTGGTGCACGCAGGCGCGCACGGCACAAATCGACGTCACGGCGGCGGTCAAGGTAGACGTCCTGTTGGCCCGCATAGATCTTGGCCTGCAGACGCAAGTCGCTCAGGGTGAAGCCCATCTGGAATCCCTGTCCGTGGCACCGGGGGCCACCCGCGCCGTAATCGGCGCGACACCGGGTATCGCCACCATCAAACTGACCAAAGCCGATGGCAGTGGCCACGGCGCCCTCATCAGCGCGCTGGGTGGCTTGATTCCGCTGGCGGAAATCGGCCTCGATCTGCCCGTCCAGCCCGGAAACCCGAGCCAACTCGTCTATGACGTGGCCAATCCGGTCAGCGAGCACCTGCCGCTCAACCACTCCCTCGCCAGCCCGCTCGGCGACAGCCTGGCGACGACCCTGGCCGACCCCGCCGCGCTCGACATCAAAGTGCTCGGTCTCGATCTGGGCGGCGTACTGAGCCCCGTACTCAGTCAGGTCGTTTCCCCGTTGCTCGGCTTCATCGGCAGCGCCGTGCTCGACCCTCTGTTGCGGCTCCTGGGTCTCCAGCTCGGTGGGCTCGACGTTACCCTCGAGGATGTCGAATATACCGGCGGCGCCCGGCTGGCAATCTAG
- a CDS encoding TadE/TadG family type IV pilus assembly protein, whose product MATLSVPRRFRYQQGAAAIEFGLLFILFFVLFYAIVAYSLAMLLMQGLTQAAEEGVRAAIAVDPLAFPSDAAYESSMETTARNRAADALAWLPAKALQQVVAGNNIVVDVAGTGAAAKVVTVTVTYPNYATNGLVPTLSLPLIGAVPRVPTNLVGAASLKI is encoded by the coding sequence GTGGCTACTCTGAGTGTGCCCCGCCGATTCCGCTACCAGCAGGGGGCTGCTGCCATTGAGTTCGGCCTACTTTTCATCCTTTTCTTTGTGCTGTTTTACGCCATTGTCGCCTATTCGCTGGCCATGCTGCTCATGCAGGGGCTTACCCAGGCGGCCGAGGAGGGGGTGCGAGCGGCCATTGCCGTCGACCCGCTAGCCTTCCCGAGCGACGCCGCCTACGAGTCCAGTATGGAAACGACGGCTCGTAACCGGGCGGCGGATGCCTTGGCCTGGCTACCCGCCAAAGCGCTCCAGCAAGTGGTTGCCGGCAACAACATCGTGGTCGATGTGGCAGGGACGGGCGCGGCAGCCAAGGTAGTAACCGTGACCGTGACCTATCCCAACTATGCCACCAACGGTTTGGTACCCACCCTCAGCCTGCCGCTGATCGGTGCCGTGCCGCGGGTGCCGACCAACTTGGTCGGGGCGGCTTCGCTAAAGATCTAG
- a CDS encoding prepilin peptidase, which yields MPSWLVSSGSPQGWVMGALLWAFALGYWDVFHRRVPNLLVFGAAALSLVSLAVTGSSPLGAGGWSMLGASGLALLLTLPGYLTNKLGAGDVKLLLAVALFGGVTVTLITFVIGALVTVGVAGAFLMLGGRYGLQSATGKYLPFGAALALGFGVALVCKQAGGLPWLL from the coding sequence ATGCCGTCCTGGCTCGTCAGTTCCGGCAGTCCACAGGGATGGGTGATGGGGGCTTTGTTGTGGGCGTTCGCGCTGGGGTACTGGGATGTTTTTCATCGGCGCGTACCAAATCTGCTGGTCTTTGGTGCCGCTGCGCTCAGCCTGGTTAGTCTGGCCGTTACCGGTAGCAGTCCGCTGGGAGCGGGGGGCTGGTCGATGCTCGGTGCCAGTGGGCTGGCTCTGCTGCTTACTTTGCCAGGTTATCTCACCAATAAACTGGGCGCGGGTGACGTCAAGCTGTTGCTGGCGGTCGCTTTGTTCGGCGGGGTGACGGTAACACTGATTACCTTTGTCATCGGGGCGCTGGTGACGGTGGGGGTGGCTGGAGCATTTCTCATGCTCGGCGGACGCTATGGTTTGCAGTCGGCTACCGGAAAATACCTGCCCTTTGGGGCAGCCCTAGCTCTCGGCTTCGGGGTGGCGCTTGTCTGCAAGCAAGCCGGAGGGTTGCCGTGGCTACTCTGA
- a CDS encoding Flp family type IVb pilin, protein MLKSRFIAFLKDEEGASAIEYALVAAMVAVGLVTFIPTIRAAIVAIFTSIQTALTSAAGS, encoded by the coding sequence ATGCTTAAGTCCCGATTCATTGCCTTCTTGAAGGATGAGGAAGGTGCCAGCGCCATCGAGTATGCGCTGGTGGCTGCCATGGTTGCGGTCGGATTGGTTACCTTCATTCCGACCATTCGCGCAGCGATCGTCGCTATCTTTACCAGCATTCAGACTGCATTGACTTCGGCGGCAGGGAGCTGA
- a CDS encoding diguanylate cyclase, with protein MADPHKLFADKVAHAYRRSGATFIHGSIVSAALSGFLLTELALLPVGLWFAFLLLTLGYHCYLGKRLLLGEKRALSGVNTRALTFFAGLAGLGWGVAAGFLPFVSANLQLLLILTLTAVAAASLPRMSALPVIHAAFMAGLFVPILIGLVTVFGVDRWMMVAVLLLIWAGLTDEARKAHLDLIEIYSTQQTLAAEAVHDKLTGIANRRSFDITFEREWLHAQRLAVPISLIMIDVDYFKKYNDRYGHQAGDECLARVAKALDGGAQRSSDLVARYGGEEFVVLLFHTTRDDGLALAEVLRRAVETLGIEHQENVGGRVTVSLGGATCVPARQESPETLLRAADTALYQAKAAGRNQIVWSSGGGLPNSAPVTR; from the coding sequence TTGGCTGATCCGCACAAACTCTTTGCCGACAAGGTGGCCCATGCCTATCGGCGGTCGGGGGCGACATTTATTCATGGCAGCATCGTCTCGGCAGCACTGTCGGGTTTTTTGTTGACTGAATTGGCCTTGTTGCCGGTGGGTTTGTGGTTTGCCTTCCTGCTGCTGACCTTGGGTTATCACTGCTATCTCGGCAAGCGCCTGCTGCTTGGCGAAAAAAGAGCCTTGAGCGGGGTCAATACCCGCGCCCTGACTTTCTTCGCTGGCCTGGCCGGGTTGGGCTGGGGCGTGGCGGCGGGGTTCCTGCCCTTTGTCTCGGCGAACCTCCAGTTACTCCTCATTCTTACCCTCACTGCAGTTGCGGCTGCTTCCTTGCCGCGAATGTCGGCGCTACCCGTTATTCATGCGGCATTCATGGCGGGGCTCTTTGTCCCCATTCTGATCGGGCTGGTAACGGTCTTCGGTGTTGATCGCTGGATGATGGTGGCTGTTCTTCTCCTTATCTGGGCCGGGCTGACGGATGAGGCACGCAAGGCGCATCTCGACTTGATCGAGATTTACAGCACGCAGCAGACTCTCGCGGCGGAAGCCGTGCACGACAAGCTGACCGGGATCGCCAACCGGCGCTCCTTCGACATCACTTTCGAGCGCGAATGGCTACATGCACAGCGGCTGGCCGTGCCCATTTCGCTGATCATGATCGACGTCGATTATTTCAAGAAATACAACGACCGCTATGGTCACCAGGCCGGCGATGAGTGCCTGGCGCGGGTGGCCAAGGCGCTGGATGGCGGTGCCCAGCGTTCAAGTGATCTTGTCGCTCGCTATGGTGGCGAGGAGTTCGTCGTGCTGCTGTTCCATACGACGCGGGACGACGGCCTGGCTCTGGCGGAGGTGTTGCGGCGGGCGGTTGAGACACTTGGCATTGAGCATCAGGAAAATGTCGGCGGTCGCGTCACCGTCAGCCTCGGCGGTGCGACCTGTGTTCCCGCTCGGCAGGAGTCGCCCGAGACCTTGTTGCGGGCGGCCGACACAGCCTTGTATCAAGCCAAGGCAGCTGGCCGAAATCAGATTGTCTGGTCTTCCGGTGGGGGGCTGCCGAATTCGGCACCGGTCACCCGCTAA
- the trxA gene encoding thioredoxin TrxA → MSEHIHYVTDDTFEAEVLQSQQPVLVDYWAEWCGPCKMIAPILDEIAAEYAGKLKVTKVNIDDNQATPAKFGIRGIPTLMIFKNGNVEATKVGALSKSQLAAFIDSNL, encoded by the coding sequence ATGAGCGAGCATATCCATTACGTCACCGACGACACTTTCGAAGCCGAGGTGCTGCAGTCGCAGCAGCCGGTGCTCGTCGATTACTGGGCCGAGTGGTGTGGCCCGTGCAAGATGATTGCTCCCATCCTTGATGAAATCGCCGCCGAATACGCCGGCAAACTCAAGGTCACCAAGGTCAACATCGACGACAACCAGGCCACCCCGGCCAAGTTCGGCATCCGCGGCATCCCGACGCTGATGATCTTCAAGAACGGCAATGTCGAAGCCACCAAGGTCGGTGCGCTCTCCAAGTCGCAACTCGCTGCCTTCATTGACAGCAACCTGTAA
- the rho gene encoding transcription termination factor Rho has product MQLSELKTLHVSKLLEMATELAIENANRMRKQELIYAILKAIAKNGETIYGDGTLEVLQDGFGFLRSSDTSYLANTDDIYVSPSQVRRFNLRTGDTIEGEIRTPKDGERYVALTKLESINGFPPEANKNKIMFENLTPLHPTRMLRLERDIKSDENITSRVIDMIAPVGAGQRGLIVSPPKSGKTVMLQNIAHAITANHPDVVLIVLLIDERPEEVTEMTRTVKGEVVASTFDEPATRHVAVAEMVIEKAKRLVEHKKDVVILLDSITRLARAYNTVQPASGKVLTGGVDANALQKPKRFFGAARNIEEGGSLTILATALIDTGSRMDEVIYEEFKGTGNSEVHLDRRMAEKRMYPAINVNRSGTRREELLLKPDVLQKMWVLRKLCYPMDDLAAMEFLLDKVKSTKGNAEFFDAMRRG; this is encoded by the coding sequence ATGCAACTTTCCGAACTCAAGACACTACACGTCAGCAAACTGCTCGAGATGGCCACTGAACTGGCCATCGAAAACGCCAACCGCATGCGCAAACAGGAGCTGATCTACGCCATCCTGAAAGCCATTGCCAAGAACGGCGAAACTATCTACGGCGATGGCACGCTCGAAGTCCTGCAGGATGGCTTCGGCTTCCTCCGCTCTTCGGACACCTCCTACCTCGCCAACACTGACGACATCTACGTCTCGCCCTCCCAGGTCCGCCGCTTCAACCTGCGCACAGGGGATACCATCGAGGGCGAAATTCGCACCCCGAAGGACGGCGAACGCTATGTCGCACTGACCAAGCTGGAATCGATCAACGGCTTCCCGCCTGAGGCGAACAAGAACAAAATCATGTTCGAGAACCTGACGCCGCTGCACCCGACGCGCATGCTGCGCCTGGAGCGCGACATCAAGTCCGACGAAAACATCACCAGCCGGGTCATCGACATGATCGCCCCGGTCGGCGCCGGCCAGCGCGGCCTGATCGTCTCGCCGCCGAAATCCGGCAAGACCGTGATGCTGCAGAACATCGCCCATGCCATTACGGCCAATCATCCGGACGTCGTGCTGATCGTGCTGCTGATCGACGAGCGCCCGGAAGAAGTCACCGAAATGACCCGCACCGTCAAGGGCGAAGTGGTCGCCTCGACCTTCGACGAACCGGCCACCCGCCACGTCGCGGTCGCCGAGATGGTCATCGAGAAGGCCAAGCGTCTGGTCGAGCACAAGAAGGATGTCGTCATCCTGCTCGACTCGATCACCCGCCTCGCCCGCGCCTACAACACCGTGCAACCGGCCTCCGGCAAGGTACTGACCGGCGGCGTCGACGCCAATGCCCTGCAGAAGCCGAAGCGCTTCTTCGGTGCGGCGCGCAACATCGAGGAAGGCGGCTCGCTGACCATCCTCGCCACGGCGCTGATCGACACCGGCTCGCGGATGGACGAAGTGATCTACGAAGAATTCAAGGGCACCGGCAATTCGGAAGTCCATTTGGACCGCCGCATGGCCGAAAAGCGCATGTACCCGGCAATCAACGTCAATCGCTCCGGCACGCGCCGTGAAGAGCTGCTGCTCAAGCCCGATGTCCTGCAAAAGATGTGGGTCCTGCGCAAGCTCTGCTACCCGATGGACGACCTCGCCGCCATGGAGTTCCTGCTCGACAAGGTCAAGTCCACCAAGGGCAATGCCGAGTTCTTCGACGCCATGCGTCGCGGTTAA
- the rpmE gene encoding 50S ribosomal protein L31, which produces MKADIHPDYNEVQVTCSCGNTFSTRSTMKKPLHIEVCALCHPFYTGKQKIVDTAGRVEKFNQKFGAMRGKAAA; this is translated from the coding sequence GTGAAAGCCGATATCCATCCCGATTACAACGAAGTCCAGGTGACCTGCTCTTGCGGCAACACCTTCTCGACCCGTTCCACCATGAAAAAGCCACTTCATATCGAAGTTTGCGCCCTGTGCCACCCGTTCTACACGGGCAAGCAGAAGATTGTGGACACCGCCGGTCGCGTTGAGAAGTTCAACCAGAAATTCGGCGCCATGCGCGGCAAGGCTGCTGCCTGA
- a CDS encoding ArnT family glycosyltransferase: protein MPDFLALIRRGIRLPPVGWVLAAILAFYVLAGLFGRDPWKGEDAIHIGTAWHMLHYADWLSPDLAGRPFHEPPLYYWSAALTGWIFGWLLPMHEAMRLASGLWVALALMGLYYAGRELYGQDSAAASPLLLAGCAGLLFHAHDAQPILIALAAYSGGLGALAAIGRRPRLTGIYYGLAVAGCLLGTGIAPTLPLLAMAPVAWWLSPDRPKALHTLAIGLGIGALLILPWPALLLTLEPARFHGWLATELAPLKTPFSFPGGGRFLSMLPWFAFPALPLAGWTLWTRRKEISAAPQSLPLIFLLLTLLMLALAYRPREIPALLMLPPLALLATPGALSLRRGAANAFDWFAMMTFSLFAALIWLAWSAMALGWPTKLASRVVVLRPGFVGQFDLSDFIVGLAATAWWIWLIVTAPRSPYRSLTHWALGFTTLWLLATTLILPWFDYGKSYRPVAQAIARALPDGHGCLAERGLTDGQRASLAYFVEIEPAAYDTAAGKACNWLLVGGDTRQELAPPNGNNWTIVWEGSRPGDRKEKFRLFRR, encoded by the coding sequence ATGCCTGATTTTCTCGCCCTGATCCGCCGCGGAATCCGCCTGCCTCCAGTCGGCTGGGTGCTCGCGGCCATTCTAGCCTTCTACGTGCTGGCTGGACTATTCGGCCGCGATCCGTGGAAGGGCGAGGATGCGATTCACATCGGCACCGCCTGGCACATGCTGCACTACGCGGACTGGCTATCCCCCGACTTGGCCGGGCGCCCCTTCCACGAACCGCCGCTCTATTACTGGAGCGCTGCCCTGACCGGCTGGATTTTCGGCTGGCTGCTGCCGATGCATGAAGCCATGCGCCTGGCCAGCGGCCTCTGGGTCGCGCTGGCGCTGATGGGGCTCTATTACGCCGGCCGCGAACTGTACGGTCAGGATAGTGCCGCCGCCAGTCCCCTGCTGCTCGCCGGCTGCGCCGGCCTGCTCTTTCACGCCCACGATGCCCAGCCCATCCTGATTGCACTCGCCGCCTACAGCGGCGGACTCGGCGCCCTGGCCGCCATCGGCCGCCGACCACGCCTGACCGGCATCTATTACGGGCTGGCCGTGGCCGGTTGCCTGCTCGGCACCGGCATTGCACCAACCCTGCCCCTGCTCGCCATGGCACCGGTCGCCTGGTGGCTCTCCCCCGACCGACCGAAAGCCCTGCATACACTGGCCATCGGCCTTGGCATCGGCGCTCTGCTAATCCTGCCCTGGCCGGCCCTGCTGCTGACGCTTGAGCCGGCACGCTTCCACGGCTGGCTGGCGACCGAACTGGCGCCACTGAAAACCCCCTTTTCCTTCCCCGGTGGCGGGCGCTTCCTCTCCATGCTGCCCTGGTTCGCCTTTCCCGCCCTGCCGCTGGCCGGCTGGACACTATGGACGCGACGCAAGGAAATCTCGGCGGCACCGCAATCGCTGCCGTTGATCTTCCTGCTCCTCACCCTGCTGATGCTGGCCCTGGCCTATCGGCCGCGCGAGATTCCCGCCCTGCTCATGCTGCCGCCGCTGGCCCTGCTCGCCACGCCGGGAGCGCTGTCGCTGCGGCGCGGCGCAGCCAATGCCTTCGACTGGTTCGCGATGATGACCTTCAGCCTGTTCGCCGCGCTGATCTGGCTGGCCTGGTCGGCGATGGCGCTCGGCTGGCCGACCAAGCTGGCTAGCCGCGTGGTCGTTCTACGCCCCGGATTCGTCGGCCAGTTCGACCTCTCCGACTTCATCGTCGGCCTTGCCGCCACCGCCTGGTGGATCTGGCTGATCGTCACCGCGCCGCGCTCGCCCTATCGCAGCCTGACGCACTGGGCACTGGGTTTCACCACCTTGTGGCTGCTCGCCACCACGCTGATTCTGCCCTGGTTCGACTACGGCAAGAGCTACCGTCCGGTGGCCCAAGCCATCGCCCGTGCCCTGCCCGACGGCCACGGCTGCCTAGCTGAACGCGGCCTGACCGATGGCCAGCGCGCCTCGCTGGCCTACTTCGTCGAAATCGAACCGGCCGCCTACGACACGGCTGCCGGCAAGGCCTGCAACTGGCTGCTGGTCGGCGGCGACACGCGCCAGGAGCTGGCGCCGCCGAACGGCAACAACTGGACAATTGTCTGGGAAGGCAGCCGACCGGGCGACCGCAAGGAAAAGTTCCGTCTCTTCCGGCGCTGA
- the orn gene encoding oligoribonuclease, translating to MAGNANNLVWLDMEMTGLNPDGDRIIEMAMVVTNSELEMVAESPAWVVHQSDATLAGMDDWNQKTHGRSGLIDKVKASTMSEAEVELAALEFLKKYSSKGHSPMCGNSIGQDRRFMARYMPTLEEFFHYRNLDVSTLKELCKRWQPEIYKGFKKKGRHTALADIYESIDELKYYREHFLKA from the coding sequence ATGGCAGGCAACGCAAACAACCTCGTCTGGCTAGACATGGAAATGACCGGTTTGAACCCGGATGGCGATCGCATTATCGAGATGGCCATGGTGGTCACCAACTCCGAGCTGGAAATGGTCGCCGAGTCGCCGGCCTGGGTCGTGCATCAGTCGGACGCCACGCTGGCCGGCATGGACGATTGGAACCAGAAGACGCACGGTCGTTCCGGCCTGATCGACAAGGTCAAGGCGTCGACGATGAGCGAAGCCGAAGTCGAACTGGCGGCCCTGGAATTTCTGAAGAAATACTCGTCCAAGGGCCACTCGCCGATGTGCGGCAATTCGATCGGCCAGGACCGCCGCTTCATGGCGCGCTACATGCCGACGCTGGAAGAGTTCTTCCACTACCGCAACCTCGACGTCAGCACGTTGAAGGAGTTGTGCAAGCGCTGGCAGCCGGAGATCTACAAAGGATTCAAGAAGAAGGGGCGGCATACCGCGCTGGCCGATATCTACGAATCGATCGACGAACTGAAATACTACCGTGAGCATTTCCTGAAGGCGTGA